A segment of the Colletotrichum destructivum chromosome 3, complete sequence genome:
GGCTCTCGATATCCCCAACTTTCGCAGACCCACTCCCCCTCATCTCTCGTcaacttctctctcctctttcttACTTCTTGATCTCTGCCTTGACCCACTCCTCCAGGCCTCCGCGCGCGATGATCTCCTGCACATTGGGCGGCAGCTCGCCCACCTTGACGTTCCAcgtctcgccgcccttctccgTGACCGTGACCTTGCTCCTCCGCACGTCCCACAGCAGCTTCCAGCCGGTGCGACGCGTTAGCACCTTCttgtcgccctcctccttgaacGTCTCGCGCAGGCGCTGAACGAGCTTGGGCACCTCGACGCCCATGAGAGCgttgttgatgctgttgcGGCTGAAGATGTTGCCGAAGCTGCCCGCCACCACGAGCGggatcttcttggccaggatcgccgtcgccgcttGCTCACGCGAGCTGCCCGTACCAAAGTTGAAGCCGGAAACGAGAatgtcgccggccttggcaaTGTCGCGGAAGGCGGTGTCATAGTTCTCCATGCATacctcggccatcttctcgacTGACACGTCATCCTGGTACGTGTACTTGCCTGTAGCGTTGTTAGGGGTGGAAGCGTCAGGATATCTCGGAAATCGGAACATACCGGGGTAGATGCCGTCAGTGTTGAGGTTGTCAGCATCGCAGAAGACAATCTCACCCTCAATCTTCTCAGGGAAGCCGGGAAGGACGTCCGTGAGCTTCTCTTCGCTCTCGGCGACTGCGACCTCTCCGGCGGACGCACCCAAGAAGTCCTTCTCTGACTCGGCAATGATGCCGTCGGCCTGAGAAATGAGTTTCTCAAGAGCATCCTCAATGGACGTGGCGATATCGGCTGTCATATCGcccacgccctcgccgatgaTAACCTTATCAACCCCGTCCGGCTTCTGGTACCAGCCAGGGCCCGCAATCTTGCCTTGCAGGGCGCTAGCGGCAACCACCTCGGGGCTGGCCAGATAAGCTTTGGCTTCCGTGGAGCCCATACGGCCCTTGAAATTCCTGTTACTTGCCGAAATCCCAACTTCACCAGGCTCCAGAAGACCTTTGCCGAGGCCGATACAGGGTCCACATCCGGAGGGGAGAGGCTCTGCGCCAGCCTCGAGGAGCACTTGCCAGTCACCGGCTTCTTCGGCAGTTCGCTGCTCGACCATAGACGCGGCAGCCAAGTAGAAGTTGACACCAGGCGCAATTTTGGGGGggttgccgtccttggcggcctcgcgAAAGACGCGGGCCGCAGCTGCGATATCGGAAGCGCGAGAGTTCGTACACGAAACGAGATAGGCCCTGTCAACCTTGATGTTCTGGGTCTCGAGGTCCTTGAGAGGCGTCGCAACCTTGACCGAGTTGGGTCCGGAAACAAAGGGGGACAATGTAGAAAGGTCCATGTACAGCGTCTTGGCGTACGTCGCGCCGGGGTCAGAGGTGAGAGGATTCTCGAAGAGGCTGTCGATGCGTTCGTGACTCCAGCGGCTGTGAGCCTTGCCGTCCGGGCTCATCATGGCCACGAATGTTGCCTTGGACCTCAGCCAGGCTTTGAGTGTCGAATCGATGGGCTAATTATGATGTCAGCCGTCGCAATTCTTAGCCGCGGAAACGGTTGCTTACGAAAATTGCCGACAAAGCGCCATGCTCGGTAGACATGTTGGAGATGGTCAGTCTCTCGTCAATAGAGAGGCTTCGCATGGTCTCTTCGGAACCGGTGAATTCAATGGCATGGTTCAACACCTCGTCCTTGTTGAACAGGCCACACAGAGCAACGATGACATCCTTGCCAGTGACTCCAGGAGGCAGAATGCCGCGCAAATGTATGCGCGCAGCGGGAGGGACTTGCCACCAAGTCCTTCCAGTGGCCCAGACGGAGGCTGCGTCTGTCCTTACCACTGGACTATATGCAAATAATATCAACATTTGAATCCTGTAGACTGTAATGGCCGAGGTGTCTTACGTTCCCAAACAACCAATGCCGCCGTAGACGTTTGAATGACTGTCTGATGCCACAGCCATGGTACCTGGCCAAGCGTAGCCCTCCTCGATCATGATTTGATGACCGATCCCATGCCCTGCGGGGAAAAAATCCACGCCATGCTTCTTGGCAAATTCCTCGCAGAGTTGGTATTTTTTCAGATTGGCCTCGCTGCGATTTTGTACATCGTGGTCCAGAGTCATGACAATTTGGCGCGGGTCATGGATCTTCTCAGCGCCGAGTCCCATAAACTTCTTCGATATGGGAAAACTGTTGTCGTGAGACATGCAAGCCGCAGGCTTGATTGTGACATAGTCGCCCGCCCGCACcttcttgccgtcggcgaggccgactGCGTATCGCTGAACAATCTTCTCGGTCATGGTCTGCGGGTTGTCGATCCTGGAGACGGGCTTGGAAACGAGGAAGTCAGTTGCGGTAGGGCCGGTCTCGATTTGGGAATGGAGGGCATTCTGACGGAGGCGAGCCGAAGTCGTGTACAAGCTGGGACGGAATGTTCGCGACGAGGAGACGAGCTGTCGCTGGAGAATGCTACGGCAGCCTCTCTTGGCGTGGAGAACCACGCTTCTTCTCTGCGAGAGGGAAAACATTAGTAACAGCGACATGGCGGACATTCTCTGCGAGAGAGGGGAGAGTTTGGCAACAGTGACGTCGTGGAAGGGAGGCGATGTTGTAGACTCACGATGGGAAGCATCGCGGTGTTATTCGGGCAGGCCCAAGACCAATGGTAGCAATGACGTTTCTGCTAGCAGTCGCTTCGTGCGGCGGTCTGGAATTCGGGTACTGAAAGCTGCTGAATGTGCGCTGGTGGAAGAAGTGGCGGGCGGATGTGTTTTTCGCGGCGTGTCGCGATGTCGGCCAGTGTCGTGCTGGTTGGCTTTGTCAAAACTAACGGGCCAAAAATTGGAGACAGTGTGGGGGGCCGATTGGTTCCGGTGTGGGGTACCCGCAGAAGAGCCGGGCTGCTGGTAAAATCACTTTAGAAGCTTTCTTATTGGCTAGAGAAACTGTCTGGTCTACTCAACTTGTATCGCGATGACTGATCTAATCGATAAGATCTCACATTCGTTTATGTAAGCATGTGCAGACGAGCAGTGGATATCCTCCCCACATCAAAGTTGTCCATACTTACAGACTACAGGTATTCCCGCCTCGACCCCACTACCCGAGAAGCGATAATCGAAGAAGCCGAATACGACGGAGTTTAGCAGCTGGCGGCAAGCCGGGACACAGTGATGGAAAAGCCGGGTGGGAATACTCCGCTGCATCCCAAGGAAAACATCCGCAGCTCACTCGCCctcccctgcccccccccccccccgccatCGCATCCGGAGTTTGTCTCATCAAATTGTGCAAACAGCATGTGCCTTGTATTTGGGGCGGATGGGACGTCTTTAGGTTTATGCAAATTGTACATTGTCAATTGAGGTCGGCTTCCGTACACAAATGGTGTAAGCCGCATGCAATGGAACGGCGGATGTGATGCGCACAATCTGCAGCCGCCGTAAATTAGCCGCTCTGAAAGTCCGCTTCCTTGGGCCTTGTGCTCGGTTTCTGGTCGACATGTGGTTTACAAAAAATGCCTACCATGCTGCCCACCACCACGATCCCATTAAGGTAAGAGACCCTGTGTCTATTCGGCGCGTCGAAGTCGTCGCAGAAAGGCGGGTGAGGTTTTGCCTTCTTGGCCGATTGGCATTGCGGGATGCTCAGTTGCCTAGATTCTGTCATTGCGCAgcagcgcgcgcgcgcgcacgGCAGAAGACCCGTGACAGGCATCTGATCAAGCACTTGGGTGCAAGCTGCGGGGTGGCAGTGCttctgatcagggccatgcaAGCGCTGTTACTGAATGACTGTATGTTTGGTGTACTTCTCGAGTGAGTAGCATCTCATAGCTAGCTGATGGTGGTTATCAGCTGCAGGCCATCTCCCAAGATGTAATCCTCACGATGGGCCTTCCTCAACTGAGATGAGGTGAAGTGTCATGGCTCATGATGACGGCTCATGCTTGTGATGTTCAGCCCGCTTGCCAACCATCCAATGCTCGTCCGTCGTttgccctcgacgtccgGACGCCAACCAACCAGGCCAACCCGCCTACCTACAACCATGCAATTTTCATCCCACTTTGGCTGACCGACTGAACCCTGACGATGATCTGCCCCATCAACGCATCCGCTTAATTACCACGCTGCGCCAAACAAAAGCCCATTGCTTCCGGATCTCACTCCCACCCACTGCCTAGGTGGATGGTGTCTCAGGGTGCGGGTTGTGTGCTCCTCTCCCAGCGAGCGGGCGCTTTGGACTCGCTGGACGGACACATGTATAAAGTTATTGGgactacctacttacctaggtaggtaggtaccttacccACCAAGCCACCTACCAACCTAGGTAGCTGTGTACTGGCGTCATTCCTCCACCGTTTCGTCCGTCCGCTCCGAGGACGCTTGACCTCACCCCCTCCTTGCGCTGCTGTCCTgtctctttccccccctcgtccACCAAGCCCACGCTACCTAACAGTATTAGTCCCGAAAAGCTCCGTAAGACCGCACACGACACAAGACAACACCACGCACCACGCACAGTTGTCACTCAATCCTTTTAGCTGTACGTGCTGTGTGACTTTGTCTGCATCGATCGGGTTTCCTGGAACCCTGGACGAGTCAGGCCCAGTGAGAGCTGCGTGAGAGTCTTGACCCGCGCCCACCCGCTTTCGCTGGACAGGACTAGTACTACAGACCGGCAGACAGACCATTATCGCAGGAGTTCCTTTTACTTCATCTTGCTCTTATTCTACTTACGCCTcctcccttccttcctccaTCACATACCCTGAATTGATTAATTGCTATCCCAtccctccatccatccatccatccatcaccagCAAGTCATCCATCCGGTAAGCCCTATCGCTGGCACGCAGGCATTCGCGTTCCACTGCCTGCGTCCCCAACTCGGcaccctccatctccatcccaCCAAAGCTGCACTTCCCCAAGATACATACCTAGTCCGCTACTACGGTACGCCACGGGTAAGCAAGGCAGCCCAGGGGGGCCTCAAGGAACCatcattcattcattcattcatccatccatatctgccgcctccgccaggcaAACCCGCTTCGCACACTCGCATTATTACCGCCTGCCTctgctgtcgctgctgcagctgctgcacgCGCGTTTTCTCAAACAAGGCGCCCTGCCCTGGTCGACAGTCAGTCCCCTCAGCCCAATCTCAATCTGCCCTCGCCCAACCAAAGAGCCTAGACTCCCTCGATCCTGGACCACTACGAATACACTTAGGCAGACACTCCCGTCCGCTCGTCCCGGACCAGTCCACGATCAACCCTTGTCGTTCCGTGGTGTGTCCCTTTCAGAGACTCTCGCACAGGcatccccctccttctcctccgtccTTCGTCCGCCACAACGCACAACTGGGGGGGAAGCATAACGGTTCAAAGTCGTCTCTTCATCTttgactctctctctccctctctcttttcctctcttttcctctcctATCTTGCGCCAAACAGGGTCCCTACACTACTTAATCCCTGGCTCTTTGGTTGGTCATCGACACAGTCTGGATCCCGCGAAGACCTGGGATCCCACACATCCCACATCTGCCAATTTCTAAGCCAACCACTTTAGCTTTCAggtgtatccgtactctgcTGCGGCGGATCTCACGCGCCTTGTCTAAAGCTCGCCAAAGTGGAGGGGCGgctctctgtctctcacacacacccaTACCCAAACCCACATAcccactctctctctctctctctttctttctctctccctctctctctctctctcttcatccCACTTTAAGGTCGCATCCAGATCCGGTTGCATTTATTTAACCCCCATCGGGCCTCAGCGTTTCGCCACAGCTTTGTTTTCTCATCTTTCCCGCCTGGAACTGGAATTGTGGAACGGAGTCGGAGCCCCCTTGCAACAATCCCGCCGACCGACTCACCGACCGATAACTCCTCCCGCCAGGGAATCATCCATAAGGGCCGCGCGCCCACCCGATCCCGAGTCTTGGGCTGTAAAACACCCCCCCCCGTTCATGGACGACGTCGGTCTAATCAGTTATTCTATCGTGGCAACCAACCACCGcgtcccctcccaccccaTACCCATACGGATCTTCAGCCCCGGTCCTACCTAAGTACCAATGAATCCCAACCAGAACCACCACAAGAGCCAGAGGGTTCTGGCTTGTGTCCTTTGCCAGCATCGCAAGATCAAGTGCGACCGGAATACCCCGTGCTCCAACTGCATCAAGGTCCGCCGCtactgccgctgctgctgctgcctttGTCGTGCGCCTCCGAAATCCCCTCTGACTCGTCTTTAGGCAAACGTCACATGTACCCCATCCACACCAGCTCCCGCGCGCAAGAGGAGACGACCAAATCAGGACCTGCAAGAGAGGTTGGCAAGATGTGAGGCTCTGCTAAAGCAATATGCCACCACCTCGACAACCCCGCCAGCGACCCAGGCAACCCTGTCCCCTTCCGCCTTCGCCACGCCCTCATCGGCTggcccgtcgccgagcaTACCCCAACTGCCCCTGCcctcgggctcggcttcAGTCGCCGAGGATACctccccgccgacgacgtcctggAAGCCTGCCGGCAAGGTCGTAGTCGAGGATGGCAGTGTCAGGTTCATGGACAGCTACCTCTGGGCAACTGTTCATGATCAGGTGCGTAGTCTCGGTCCCGGTTACtattgttgttgctgctgcgtGCACCGTTTGTCGCGTGTGCCCACAACTCGCACACCCCGCGCCGGCGAACCCGACTAACCCTCGTCGTAGTTGTCAGCCATGCGACAaatcatcgaggccgaggaagaggaacaGAGCGTTCTCGGTTCCGACGCCTTGACTCCCGACGACAACGTAGATCTTCTCCTGAACGACATGACCGCCATCGACCTGGAAGACGTCACGCCATCGCCTGTCCAGATATTCAGACTCTGGCAGGTCTTCTTGGAGCGGGTCAACCCCATCACCAAATTGATACACGTGCCTAGTCTGCAACCGCTGGTTGTAGAGGCCGCCGCAAATCACTCCAGCGTCGCCAACAATGCGCAAGCGTTGCTCTTTTCCATCTATCTTGTCGCATCTCTCACCATGACCGAGACGGAAGCTAGACAAATGTTGGATACGTCGAAGGAGGATGCGCTCAAGAAGTTTACCGCCGGTGTCAAGGCGGCCTTGACTAAGGTCAACTTTCTCAAGAATCATGACCTGATGACGCTGCAAGCCTTGATCTTGTATCTGGTTCGTCTTCACGATCGCATAGGATCCCCCCTTAAGGTCAGTCGTTACTAATCGAAAAACAGGTCTCTCTCCAAGGCCGTTACAACCGCCATGCCGCTTGGGTCCTCAGTGGCATCCTGATTCGAATCGCCCAAAAGATGGGTCTCCACAGGGACGgagagcttctcggcctcacACCGTACGAGACGGAAATGCGGCGGAGGCTCTGGTGGCAGATCATCATGCTGGACACAAAGTACGCCATGGTGTCGGGTTTCTGCGACACGCTGCTGCCGTGGAACTGGGACACGCAGACGCCGCAGAACGTAAACGACGCCGATTTGTTCCCCGGCTCGACCGAACCCGTTCAACCCCGTGAAGGGCCAACGGAGATGGCCTTCTGTCTGCTCCTGTACGAAGTTGGCCgcttcatcgtcgagaaCCGGATCCCCGACTTCGAGGCTGTTGTCCTCGGCGCTATGGAAAACGACAGCGAGGACTCGCAACTGGCGACGCAGACATCACTGGCGAGGTACCAGAACCTGGTTGACAACCTCGACGCGaagctcgtcgccctcgagaagcGATACTGCGACCCTCTGGCCGGCAATATCCACATCGTCGCGACTAAGATCCGCTCCATGATCATCGACAAAATGCGGACCATGATGATACCGATGCGCGAACTGCCAGAGTGGGGGACCGAGATTTTCAACGTGCAGGACAACATGTTCCGGATATCTCTAATGCACCACGAGCACAACGCCGAGCTATACGACTTCATGGAGAACACGGGGTTCGTGTGGTTCTTCAAATTGCACTTCCAGATCGACGTCTTCATTGTCATGG
Coding sequences within it:
- a CDS encoding uncharacterized protein (Putative zn(2)Cys(6) fungal-type DNA-binding domain, transcription factor domain, fungi) translates to MNPNQNHHKSQRVLACVLCQHRKIKCDRNTPCSNCIKANVTCTPSTPAPARKRRRPNQDLQERLARCEALLKQYATTSTTPPATQATLSPSAFATPSSAGPSPSIPQLPLPSGSASVAEDTSPPTTSWKPAGKVVVEDGSVRFMDSYLWATVHDQLSAMRQIIEAEEEEQSVLGSDALTPDDNVDLLLNDMTAIDLEDVTPSPVQIFRLWQVFLERVNPITKLIHVPSLQPLVVEAAANHSSVANNAQALLFSIYLVASLTMTETEARQMLDTSKEDALKKFTAGVKAALTKVNFLKNHDLMTLQALILYLVSLQGRYNRHAAWVLSGILIRIAQKMGLHRDGELLGLTPYETEMRRRLWWQIIMLDTKYAMVSGFCDTLLPWNWDTQTPQNVNDADLFPGSTEPVQPREGPTEMAFCLLLYEVGRFIVENRIPDFEAVVLGAMENDSEDSQLATQTSLARYQNLVDNLDAKLVALEKRYCDPLAGNIHIVATKIRSMIIDKMRTMMIPMRELPEWGTEIFNVQDNMFRISLMHHEHNAELYDFMENTGFVWFFKLHFQIDVFIVMAGQLYKRPTGRLADRAWKVVDRIYQYHEELWDMSKKENTQLGVYMLKAWRARERALVQLGLPYETPIAIPRLQDTVPQSSSEASSCGPSPAQTLKMEIPQRHNQPMDQFLGNFLDTTNFYDLDMWADLGVPNGNMNQQSAANMFGQFGNFGAPPTNRGW
- a CDS encoding Putative aconitase A/isopropylmalate dehydratase small subunit, swivel domain-containing protein — translated: MLPIRRSVVLHAKRGCRSILQRQLVSSSRTFRPSLYTTSARLRQNALHSQIETGPTATDFLVSKPVSRIDNPQTMTEKIVQRYAVGLADGKKVRAGDYVTIKPAACMSHDNSFPISKKFMGLGAEKIHDPRQIVMTLDHDVQNRSEANLKKYQLCEEFAKKHGVDFFPAGHGIGHQIMIEEGYAWPGTMAVASDSHSNVYGGIGCLGTPVVRTDAASVWATGRTWWQVPPAARIHLRGILPPGVTGKDVIVALCGLFNKDEVLNHAIEFTGSEETMRSLSIDERLTISNMSTEHGALSAIFPIDSTLKAWLRSKATFVAMMSPDGKAHSRWSHERIDSLFENPLTSDPGATYAKTLYMDLSTLSPFVSGPNSVKVATPLKDLETQNIKVDRAYLVSCTNSRASDIAAAARVFREAAKDGNPPKIAPGVNFYLAAASMVEQRTAEEAGDWQVLLEAGAEPLPSGCGPCIGLGKGLLEPGEVGISASNRNFKGRMGSTEAKAYLASPEVVAASALQGKIAGPGWYQKPDGVDKVIIGEGVGDMTADIATSIEDALEKLISQADGIIAESEKDFLGASAGEVAVAESEEKLTDVLPGFPEKIEGEIVFCDADNLNTDGIYPGKYTYQDDVSVEKMAEVCMENYDTAFRDIAKAGDILVSGFNFGTGSSREQAATAILAKKIPLVVAGSFGNIFSRNSINNALMGVEVPKLVQRLRETFKEEGDKKVLTRRTGWKLLWDVRRSKVTVTEKGGETWNVKVGELPPNVQEIIARGGLEEWVKAEIKK